Proteins from a single region of Palaemon carinicauda isolate YSFRI2023 chromosome 1, ASM3689809v2, whole genome shotgun sequence:
- the LOC137651638 gene encoding caldesmon-like: protein MPKVKTKLRGVSRKKWTGFKPSRKKCWENPFKIKTSVWSDDDKFTSSDEELPDQTRRFPPGVSNIEEFLTLVNETKKKHIAMAMAMLENKNENENVNQQKEDEALNKEDESLNDEDKSLNDEDESLNDEDEASNEEDEASNEEDEASNEEDEASNEEDEASSEEDEASSEEDEASSEEDEASSEEEEASNEEEEALSEEEEALSEEEEALSEEEEALSEEEAALSEEEAALSEEEEALNDELNLDGEELELESVLPRKNEKITLKRKIEVEMGEHCNRENETSWQKKRRIENLITENEPKTQDHQLYKEKEEMEEHSSNVGNVQNDSVICNEKKRKRVNELIEDDMSKKNIKLTRISVRSEIGKTIRGRQRTYFLRNRPHRKANHPYNLRPRKPSQNIYTYTRNNMKSHSEAKNFREQKSIRGVTQKCNQANTVKTVKGKRGRPLKENKVKETFTKEVKGVGRPKKENASERYVKELKKRGRPRKYGTSERCVIEVKKRGRPRKYGTSERCVIEVKKRGRPRKYGTSERCVIEVKKRGRPREFGTSERCAIEVKKRGRPRKYGTSERCVIEVKKRGRPRKFGTSKSCVIEVKKKGRPRKYGTSERCVIEVKKRGRPRKFGTSERHVMEVKKRGRPRKFGNLNSEGIQKGNIISGMKRKRGRPCKDEKVKVQVLREIKNGQSMPEKDNICTEKSSKNMRKRGRPRKHEEPSDKGKHEKCQKGSNEIERKNRGRPRKMPNPNFKVEVKRRGRPKKDMGS, encoded by the coding sequence actGGGTTTAAACCCAGCCGCAAGAAATGCTGGGAGAATCCCTTCAAGATTAAAACATCTGTCTGGAGTGATGATGATAAATTTACGTCGAGTGATGAAGAATTGCCAGACCAGACAAGGAGGTTCCCCCCAGGAGTGTCAAATATAGAGGAATTCCTCACATTAgtcaatgaaactaaaaaaaaacacattgctatggctatggctatgttagaaaacaagaatgagaatgaaaatgtaaatcaacaaAAGGAGGATGAAGCACTCAACAAAGAGGATGAATCGTTGAACGATGAGGATAAATCGTTGAACGATGAGGATGAATCGTTGAACGATGAGGATGAAGCATCGAACGAAGAGGATGAAGCATCGAACGAAGAGGATGAAGCATCGAACGAAGAGGATGAAGCATCGAACGAAGAGGATGAAGCATCGAGCGAAGAGGATGAAGCATCGAGCGAAGAGGATGAAGCATCGAGCGAAGAGGATGAAGCATCGAGCGAAGAGGAGGAAGCATCGAATGAAGAGGAGGAAGCATTGAGTGAAGAGGAGGAAGCATTGAGTGAAGAGGAGGAAGCATTGAGCGAAGAGGAGGAAGCATTGAGCGAAGAGGAGGCGGCATTGAGCGAAGAGGAGGCGGCATTGAGCGAAGAGGAGGAGGCATTGAACGATGAATTAAATTTAGATGGTGAGGAATTGGAACTGGAAAGTGTGTTGcctagaaaaaatgaaaaaattacccTCAAAAGGAAAATAGAAGTAGAAATGGGCGAGCACTGCAATAGGGAAAATGAAACTTCAtggcagaaaaaaagaagaatCGAAAATTTAATAACGGAAAACGAACCAAAAACGCAGGATCACCAACTATATAAGGAAAAGGAGGAAATGGAAGAACATTCAAGTAATGTTGGAAATGTTCAAAATGATAGTGTAATTTGtaatgagaaaaaaaggaaaagagtaaATGAATTGATCGAGGACGACATgagtaagaaaaatattaaattgacAAGAATATCAGTTAGAAGTGAAATAGGTAAAACAATTAGGGGAAGGCAAAGAACCTATTTCCTCCGAAATAGGCCCCATAGGAAAGCCAATCACCCTTATAACTTGAGACCTCGAAAACCCTCTCAAAACATTTATACTTATACTAGGAACAATATGAAAAGTCATAGTGAGGCCAAGAATTTCAGAGAGCAGAAGAGTATAAGGGGTGTAACCCAAAAATGTAACCAGGCAAATACTGTAAAAACAGTTAAAGGAAAGAGAGGGAGGCCACTGAAAGAAAACAAGGTAAAAGAAACCTTTACTAAAGAGGTGAAGGGAGTTGGAAGGCCTAAGAAAGAAAACGCATCTGAAAGATATGTAAAAGAGCTGAAGAAGAGAGGACGGCCCAGGAAATATGGAACATCTGAAAGGTGTGTAATAGAGGTCAAGAAGAGAGGACGGCCCAGGAAATATGGAACATCTGAAAGGTGTGTAATAGAGGTCAAGAAGAGAGGACGGCCCAGGAAATATGGAACATCTGAAAGGTGTGTAATAGAGGTCAAGAAGAGAGGACGGCCCAGGGAATTTGGAACATCTGAAAGGTGTGCAATAGAGGTCAAGAAGAGAGGACGGCCCAGGAAATATGGAACATCTGAAAGGTGTGTAATAGAGGTCAAGAAGAGAGGACGGCCCAGGAAATTTGGAACATCCAAAAGTTGTGTAATAGAGGTGAAGAAAAAAGGGAGGCCCAGGAAATATGGAACATCTGAAAGGTGTGTAATAGAGGTCAAGAAGAGAGGACGGCCCAGGAAATTTGGAACATCTGAAAGGCATGTAATGGAAGTGAAGAAGAGAGGACGCCCCAGGAAATTTGGAAATTTAAATAGTGAAGGTATTCAAAAAGGCAATATTATAAGTGGGATGAAGAGAAAGAGGGGTAGGCCATGTAAAGATGAGAAAGTTAAAGTACAAGTTCTAAGGGAAATTAAAAATGGACAAAGCATGCCTGAGAAAGATAACATATGCACTGAAAAAAGTTCAAAAAATATGAGAAAGAGAGGACGGCCCAGAAAACATGAAGAGCCGAGTGACAAAGGTAAACATGAAAAATGCCAAAAAGGCAGTaacgaaattgaaagaaaaaatagagGCAGGCCACGAAAGATGCCTAATCCAAATTTTAAGGTAGAAGTGAAAAGAAGAGGAAGGCCTAAAAAAGATATGGGCAGTTAa